A window from Ostrinia nubilalis chromosome 13, ilOstNubi1.1, whole genome shotgun sequence encodes these proteins:
- the LOC135077540 gene encoding cytochrome b-c1 complex subunit 2, mitochondrial: MASKAFASPIIRHVATRGYAQAAPAAYKQEAKVQTAVLPNKTFVAALDNGSPVTRVTVAFKAGSRYEPQTELGVAHVLRSAAGLTTKNASGFIIARKLAQIGASVTASGDREFVYYTLETTQDNLNAALEVLNNLVSNQEFRPWDLSDNVPRLKYDIASLTPQARAVDLLHKGAFRRGLGNSLFISPKRIGKVSSESMQHYAATTLTPGRCAVAVVGDSQERAGLVAQALSLSSSGDAQSEPSVYYGGELRKEMGGDLAHVALALQGAPAGSQQSLALAVAAKALGNGPVTKWGADNSPIAKAIGNIGPFAAAGFNVSYSDNGLFGIVLSVPKDEANCAVKAASQLLKSASISADAINAGKNQLKVQILSEAEDGTSLGESLAAQGLYKDNAKSPADIARDIDQISSADVCQVLGAVAKSKISMGAAGNLAFVPYADEL, from the exons atggCATCGAAAGCCTTTGCCAGCCCCATTATTCGTCATGTAGCG ACTAGGGGCTATGCCCAAGCTGCGCCTGCTGCTTATAAACAAGAAGCTAAAGTCCAAACAGCTGTTCTGCCGAACAAGACATTTGTAGCTGCATTGGACAACGGTTCACCAGTAACCCGTGTTACTGTTGCCTTCAA GGCTGGTTCCCGTTATGAGCCTCAGACAGAGCTGGGCGTAGCACATGTGTTGCGATCAGCTGCCGGTCTCACCACCAAAAATGCAAGCGGCTTCATCATTGCCCGTAAACTGGCCCAGATCGGAGCCTCCGTCACAGCTTCAGGGGATAGAGAATTTGTCTATTACACACTTGag ACCACTCAAGATAACCTGAATGCTGCTTTGGAGGTGCTGAACAACCTGGTGTCCAACCAGGAGTTCAGGCCATGGGACCTGAGCGACAATGTTCCCCGCCTGAAGTATGACATTGCTTCTTTGACTCCTCAG GCACGAGCTGTAGACCTCCTCCACAAGGGAGCCTTCCGCCGCGGACTCGGCAACTCCCTGTTCATCTCGCCCAAGCGCATTGGCAAGGTTTCCTCGGAGTCCATGCAACACTATGCTGCCACTACACTCACTCCTGGCCGCTGTGCCGTCGCCGTTGTTGGTGACTCACAG GAAAGGGCTGGGTTGGTAGCTCAGGCACTATCATTGAGCTCGTCTGGAGATGCGCAATCCGAACCATCGGTCTACTATGGTGGTGAACTGAG gaAGGAGATGGGTGGTGACCTCGCGCATGTGGCGCTGGCGCTTCAGGGCGCGCCGGCCGGCTCGCAGCAGTCGCTCGCGCTCGCCGTAGCCGCTAAGG CCCTCGGCAACGGCCCGGTCACCAAGTGGGGCGCGGACAACTCGCCCATTGCAAAGGCCATCGGCAACATCGGGCCCTTCGCGGCGGCCGGCTTCAACGTGTCCTACTCCGACAACGGACTGTTCGGCATCGTGCTCTCCGTGCCCAAGGATGAGGCCAACTGT GCCGTGAAAGCCGCGAGCCAGCTCCTGAAGAGCGCATCAATTTCTGCCGACGCGATCAACGCCGGCAAGAACCAGCTGAAGGTGCAGATCTTAAGCGAGGCTGAGGACGGCACCTCCCTTGGCGAATCCCTTGCGGCCCAGGGCTTGTACAAGGACAATGCCAAGTCGCCCGCCGACATCGCCCGCGATATTGACCAGATCAGCAGCGCTGATGTGTGCCAG GTATTGGGTGCTGTCGCCAAGTCCAAGATTTCCATGGGTGCTGCAGGAAACCTCGCCTTTGTTCCATATGCTGACGAACTCTAA
- the LOC135077542 gene encoding enhanced level of genomic instability 1, producing MSTSFKTVIDPESSLGQILSKTSGKKTVKTKKRKCVLKSKENILNPQCRRELKKRLKKYKLRRDGQEDQEVLDVSQILVTALKIKSPTSNINSNGNDKLDEIIPKNYLFKMGRRKQIIKKRDLDDCSKAAITNHIDDKIDVFHLKDSENSKISEEHKHVQNEVKETGDDITIKSKDKKQNAFQLMMESRNKSIGSNSPGKDKVVDESELLETVERKSIKAKRTLLLQKMAEAKGSLKKKEMEEYQEKCIKKKMEKRAERLKKMITTKKPEQDDSDVEIVTVENEIPSNNNVKKETSTNNKVKKEIPTNNNDVSASGKKTLKLVNIFQDSIQNVNDSKSRVKKIKEDDEFLKKLSPSLKKKENMLCYFKKVEKEQESDDVFSSQNVDDEDDDDPVIIKVKMTPRSKKSKKKKLSLNKDGVKQNVVNENDESASNKILVIDVASEDNLALENSKDVDDLNVARPRRNVKRPAKYIDDVKASSSDEEIHIFTPKKKKHVKNSNNVAETKIEVKVPEPSRASSSKEEKKTASEKKNVKLIKEDKQKKPTKLAPIFASKPQLDAAAIEAKQRFLSSGVPERLKKTIEKQKEQNIGHNNFHTVFHVRQKESASPEKKLDFRFQLSDVGEDHVNIVPKTNFFKNIICSIQPVMRNESLLFEKNKIHDTLQKIKLMYPRFPVYLTYRILRDKNREECRDYSYLDLDNSIEVMNGLIDFNNESPDKLNWTDKYKAFSSKQLIGNFECIKELKKWLVSWTENDVKFKKPNGADSDSSDFYKSDTDSKDSIQSTNNLLVLNGPVGSGKTSIVYAVAAELAIKVLEVNASSKRTGKIMLQDLQEATQSHKVNRGKSSQESSQKSQEIVASNVKENKVKKRGRPKKTAVVEVEATSKKAQPLSNTEALIQPNSQDSNRTCMSLILIDDADIVFEQDDGFCSAIVQLVHCSKRPVILITSSMTCPHLQRFLQIAKILHTKPFMPRMLGTWLDILCLADTGMCWPGLGAKILDYFDGDIRKSINFLQFNTVRDSSIDKENASQNSETYKTEQEDENSSMSWADRESNEERIEKCQVSNIIDDNIWHYFMKEQVNLIGLEPPVQLFNIWWNVPRLLNASSNCNVYDEGETNESPIVKSKIKLGLDAMSNVVDMISLADCYKHKDMVFSLTTVPWANFESHSVSEQENLDKYDRNQEIMNQISLSLVKGSIKTAQNALDLEHKTNIDFPGLLMKRERDKVASRHNSITSYLNPSSALDRRALALDYWSSCRAICRVEKSRTDSNSKRNNRFCHYLKSVNILSKSQSFDNLGDSLSFRDLHENGVDGR from the exons ATGTCCACTTCTTTTAAAACAGTGATTGATCCTGAATCAAGTCTAGGACAAATTCTTAGTAAAACTAGtggtaaaaaaacagtaaaaacaaagaaaagaaagtgTGTTCTTAAGTCAAAAGAAAACATACTCAACCCGCAGTGTCGTAGAGAACTCAAAAAAAGACTCAAAAAGTATAAGTTGAGACGGGATGGACAAGAGGACCAGGAAGTTCTTGATGTCTCTCAAATTCTAGTTacagcattaaaaataaaatcaccaaCCAGTAATATAAACAGTAATGGTAATGATAAACTTGATGAGATAATACCCAAAAATTACTTATTCAAAATGGGAAGACGTAAGCAAATTATCAAAAAGAGAGACCTTGATGATTGTAGTAAAGCTGCTATCACAAATCACATAGATGACAAAATTGATGTGTTTCATTTAAAAGATTCAGAAAACAGTAAAATATCAGAAGAACATAAACATGTGCAAAATGAAGTTAAAGAGACAGGTGATGATATTACCATTAAAAGTAaagacaaaaaacaaaatgcatTTCAATTAATGATGGAGTCAAGGAACAAAAGCATCGGTAGTAATTCACCTGGCAAAGATAAAGTTGTTGATGAATCTGAGCTTTTAGAAACAGTTGAAAGGAAAAGTATCAAAGCCAAAAGAACATTGTTATTGCAAAAGATGGCAGAAGCTAAAGGCtcacttaaaaaaaaagagATGGAAGAGTACCAAGAAAAATGCATCAAGAAAAAGATGGAAAAAAGAGCAGAGAGATTAAAGAAAATGATTACTACTAAAAAACCAGAACAGGATGACAGTGATGTTGAAATTGTTACTGTTGAAAACGAAATTCCTTCAaacaacaatgttaaaaaaGAAACTTCTACAAACAACAAAGTTAAAAAAGAAATTCCTACAAACAACAATGATGTTTCAGCATCTGGTAAAAAGACTTTAAAATTAGTCAATATTTTTCAGGATTCCATACAGAATGTAAATGATTCTAAAAGCAGGGTTAAGAAAATCAAAGAAGATGATGAATTCCTAAAAAAGTTATCCCCTTCTCTTAAAAAGAAGGAAAATATGCTATGCTATTTCAAAAAAGTTGAAAAGGAACAAGAATCAGATGATGTATTTAGTTCTCAAAATGtggatgatgaagatgatgatgatccagtTATTATCAAAGTTAAAATGACACCTAGATCAAAGaaatcaaaaaagaaaaaattaagtCTGAATAAAGATGGGGTAAAACAGAATGTGGTAAACGAAAATGATGAAAGTGCctcaaataaaattttagttatTGATGTAGCATCTGAAGACAACTTGGCACTGGAAAATAGTAAAGATGTAGATGATTTAAATGTAGCGCGGCCAAGACGTAATGTTAAGAGACCTGCTAAGTATATTGATGATGTTAAAGCATCCAGTTCTGATGAAGAGATACATATATTTactccaaaaaagaaaaaacatgtTAAAAACAGCAATAATGTTGCTGAAACTAAAATAGAAGTTAAGGTTCCAGAACCATCCAGAGCAAGCTCAAGtaaagaagaaaagaaaacgGCTAGTGAAAAAAAGAATGTCAAATTAATCAAAGAGGACAAACAGAAGAAGCCTACTAAGTTAGCACCTATTTTTGCTTCCAAACCACAGTTAGACGCAGCAGCCATAGAGGCTAAACAAAGATTTTTGAGTAGTGGGGTTCCTGAAAGacttaaaaaaacaattgaaaaacaaaaagaGCAAAATATAGGGCATAATAATTTTCACACTGTTTTTCATGTTCGGCAAAAAGAATCTGCTTCTCCCGAAAAGAAACTTGATTTTCGATTTCAGCTTAGTGATGTGGGAGAAGATCATGTAAATATAGTAcctaaaactaatttctttaaaaatattatatgttCAATCCAACCTGTAATGAGAAATGAAAGTCTACTATTTGAGAAAAATAAAATCCATGATACATTGCAAAAAATTAAACTAATGTATCCAAGATTTCCTGTTTATCTTACATATCGTATTTTAAGAGATAAAAATAGGGAAGAATGCAGAGACTACAGCTATCTTGATTTGGACAACAGTATAGAAGTAATGAATGGATTGATTGATTTTAACAATGAAAGCCCAGATAAACTTAATTGGACTGATAAATATAAAGCCTTTTCAAGTAAACAGCTCATTGGAAATTTTGAATGTATCAAAGAACTAAAAAAATGGCTGGTGTCTTGGACTGAAAATgatgtaaaatttaaaaagcCCAATGGTGCAGATTCTGACTCTTCAGATTTTTACAAATCAGATACAGACAGTAAAGATAGTATACAAAGCACCAATAACTTATTAGTGCTGAATGGACCTGTGGGAAGTGGAAAAACTTCAATTGTGTATGCTGTTGCTGCTGAACTAGCAATAAAAGTACTAGAGGTTAATGCTAGTAGTAAAAGGACAGGCAAAATTATGTTACAAGACTTACAGGAAGCAACACAATCGCACAAAGTTAATAGAGGCAAGAGCAGTCAGGAGAGTTCTCAAAAATCCCAAGAAATAGTAGCAAGtaatgtaaaagaaaataagGTGAAAAAGCGTGGCAGACCAAAGAAAACTGCAGTTGTCGAAGTTGAAGCTACTTCAAAAAAGGCTCAACCTTTGTCTAATACTGAGGCGCTTATCCAACCTAATAGCCAGGATAGTAATCGAACTTGCATGTCTCTTATTCTTATAGATGATGCTGATATAGTATTTGAACAAGATGATGGATTTTGTTCAGCCATTGTGCAATTAGTCCATTGCTCTAAACGCCCTGTAATATTAATCACGTCATCAATGACTTGTCCACACTTGCAAAGATTTTTACAGATAgccaaaattttacataccaaacCATTTATGCCAAGAATGTTGGGAACATGGCTGGACATACTGTGTCTAGCTGATACTGGCATGTGTTGGCCAGGATTAGGCGCGAAGATTTTAGACTATTTCGATGGAGACATAAGAAAATCGATAAACTTCTTACAGTTTAACACAGTTAGAGATTCATCAATTGATAAAGAAAATGCTTCTCAAAATAGCGAAACATATAAAACTGAGCAGGAAGACGAAAATTCAAGCATGTCCTGGGCAGACCGTGAAAGTAATGAGGAAAGAATTGAGAAGTGTCAAGTTTCTAATATTATAGATGACAATATTTGGCATTATTTTATGAAAGAGCAAGTAAATTTAATTGGTTTGGAACCACCTGTACAGTTGTTTAATATATGGTGGAATGTGCCAAGGCTTTTGAATGCTTCTTCAAATTGTAATGTTTATGATGAGGGTGAAACAAATGAAAGTCCTATTGTAAAAAGCAAAATCAAATTAGGACTGGACGCAATGTCAAATGTTGTTGATATGATATCTTTAGCAGACTGTTATAAACATAAAGATATGGTATTTTCTCTTACTACAGTTCCATGGGCAAATTTCGAAAGTCATAGTGTCTCTGAACAAGAAAATTTAGATAAGTACGACagaaaccaagagataatgaacCAGATTTCTCTAAGTCTTGTTAAGGGCAGTATAAAGACAGCGCAAAATGCATTGGATTTGGAACATAAAACAAACATAGATTTTCCAGGACTGTTAATGAAAAG agaGCGGGATAAGGTTGCTTCGCGCCACAATAGTATTACAAGTTACTTGAATCCATCATCAGCTTTAGATCGGCGTGCGCTTGCGCTAGATTATTGGTCGAGTTGTCGAGCGATATGTCGAGTCGAAAAGTCAAGAACAGATAGTAACTCCAAAAGGAATAACCGGTTTTGTCATTATCTCAAATCGGTAAACATTTTGTCTAAAAGTCAATCTTTCGATAACTTAGGTGATAGTTTATCTTTTCGAGACTTGCATGAAAATGGTGTCGATGGAAGATAA